The Raphanus sativus cultivar WK10039 chromosome 2, ASM80110v3, whole genome shotgun sequence DNA segment AAGGAAGAATGGTTTCATTTCAtgcttataaaaatatatacaccactattaattaatttggCATATATATTCTAAGGTGCTGAATATTAACAACTGTAAGCTGACGCAGTTATCCAACAAATTTGGATGATCCTTACATTACATGGCTTCCTTTGACTGaacctttttctttgctttgtgACGATACATATTGAAGTTCTATATTATAGATAAACcatatatttggatttttcttagacttaaaatagattaaatagGAGAATAAGAGTTCTTGTTACTTTTCTTAGGTTCTTAAAACTACAAGAAACATCATTGCATCTAAGCTAGCTTCCAATTTAGAGATTCTGAAAGTTAGCATTGTTATTCGGTTTTTGAGTTTTAACCATACTATATAAGACTGATTTGCAAGGCCTCAATACTCTTAAACTTCACCTTGCCATCATAACTCGAATCTTAATTGGAAAATATAATGTAATTACATTCCGGGATAGTTTTGTATTAAATACGAAAGGTATGAAAAACCACGTAtctaagcttttttttttttgtcagaatCAGTTGGTATCCAAACTTATGGTTTGTATAACTGCCGAACCTATGCTGGATTTTGGATTACAAATAATGTTAATATTAAAATGCTAACTATTGATAAACACAATCAACGACCTTAAAATAATACCATGAAGTCGCTTTCGCGAAGATACCACGATGATCAAGAAGATTGTATGAGCTGGAGATgcatatataaaattagaatGAAAACTCATAGCATCTTTGGTCGTCTTGATTTAAATGTTTGTTAACGAAGAAAGATACTCCCTTGCTTTTACCTTAATAGTTTTAAAGTTAAGATGCTTCATATTGTTTCTTATCAATATTCCCTCTTCttgtattgtttttcttttcaaatcatTGACATATATTTGGTGCCTTGATGGTGACGTAAGCAAATACCATGACGAGTTTGTAAGTATCATATTAATCATCCATCAAAAACaatgtatattaggaaaacaatTGGAAATGGCAGCTCACTAAATCACTCATCTTTGGGCCTTAAATACCCATTTGATATGAAACCTCTAAAGCGAGCCAGCAAATTGTTTTCCGACGCTAAGGGTTTGATTGATTCAAAGACAACGgtttgcggttgcgggtgcGAATGCGAGAGTATACGAATGTAGATGGTTACTATTCTAACTATTATTAAGCGTTTTATATGACTGATACAACATTTGAAAATTGTTATGTTTGCGAGATATCTATGACTGATtttttataagatattttaagagtttaataataaattaccaatattaacatattataacattataaaaatatgaaaatatattattatgataaaataCAATGactattaatataatataatttataataatattatgatgatttatgattatgaatttaaattaatataaaaataaaatatttatatatactccGATGGCAGCTTCGaataaaacatatacaaatcCTCGTTCtctgaaaatatagaaaaaaaagaatttgtcCTCCAATATCTGTCATAAAAGGGCTAAGCCATAACATATGAGAAGCTATATGACTCAATTCCAACATCATTACTCTAATATAGttggttttttatttaattttatatttttaactaaaaaacataatataatttgacaatattttgtttttttttaaattattgaatatgaaataatgaaatcatattagtTGATGAACCTACAAATTTATCCTTTAGGAttaacccaagaataactcaaaAAATAATACTAGCTCATATAAAGTTGGGAAATTCCCTTAGatagcttttttattttattttcacaaaaatagtcttttaaGGAGAAAAATGATCAAGAGAAATTTTATTGAAggataaatatgcatttattattattaggttaattaatctaaaactTAGAGTTTAAAGTTAAGGGGTGAGGTTTAAAgaatgtgttcaaatttttaaaaataataaataaatattaaaattttcaaaacaaaaaagactgttttgatcattttatttgttaagtattatttttgtaaaaacttaaaaatgattatttgagagaattgcctATAGAGTTAATCTTGGATGTAgcaaaatttaagaaaatcgGAAagttaattatctttttttaatatcacTAGTCTCCACCATCTTAAAGTGATGGGCTTAGTCAATGATAAATAAAAACCCATTAGTTTACAAAGCAAGCCCATCGAATTTAAACAGAACCCAAACGGTTCGTTAAATAAAACCCTAACAGCTTCTCTCCTTCTCACTTCTCTCTCACCGTCTCACCGCTTTCGAAAGTAACAATGGTTCGTTCTCCGCCGCCGGAGCATTCTTATTATACCTTTCGCTTCTGTAGAAATTGAGGATATCGATCTCTGACTATTCgtgttgttttcttctttgcttgattttgaaaaaaaaaaaacagccgCAGGGAGATTATATCGATTTGCACCAGAAGAGGCATGGACGCCGCCTCGATTACGAAGAGCGCAAGCGCAAGAAGGAGGCTCGTCAAGTTCACAAGCGCTCCAAACAGGCTCAGAATGTTCTGCCTTCTTCCTTCCACTtgttcaacttttttttattttttcttattttgctGATTCGTGTCTGTTGTGTGGTGAATTTGCAGTCTATAGGTATAAAGGGTAAGATGATTGCTAAGAAAAACTACGCTGAGAAAGCTCAAATGAAGAAAACGTAAGTTATATAGCTATTAGAGTGGATCCTGATATGTTTTGTTAGGGCGAAATGAGTAATCTTTGTGCTTTgttctgagattttttttttgtttgtttgttgtacATTGGTTTTGCAGATTGAAGATGCATGAGGAGAGTTCATCAAGGCGTAAAACTGATGAGGATGTTCAGGAAGGAGCTGTTCCTGCTTATCTTCTTGATCGTGAGAATACCTCTCGGGCCAAGGTTTGCTTTTGTTTCTGAGTTGATGTATGTAGTGGATGATTCTTGGTGAAAGAAAGCAATATATGACTTTGTGTGCTGTGGGTGTAGGTTCTTAGCAACACTATTAAACAAAAGAGGAAAGAGAAAGCTGGGAAGTGGGAGGTTCCTCTGCCAAAGGTGAAAACTATGTTCATGGATCTTATATAACGTCTACTTTAGTACTCGTTAGTGGTTTAGAATGTTCTCTCTCTTGGTAGCTAATAACTCATTCCTATTCCAGGTCCGTCCCGTGGCTGAAGATGAGATGTTCAGAGTCATCAGATCTGGGAAGAGGAAAAGTATGTGTTTAGTTTGAGATGCTAAGCTTTGTATTCTAGATTATGTTGAGTTTATTCTTTAGCTTAGATTGTCAGTTACAAGTATTAAAAATGCTTTCCCATTTTGTATTAAACTATACAGCAAAACAGTGGAagaggatggttacaaaagcTACATTTGTTGGACCTGGTTTCACTAGGAAGCCGCCAAAGTACGAGCGATTCATCCGCCCTTCTGGACTTCGTTTCACCAAGGCCCACGTCACTCACCCTGAGCTAAGATGCACTTTCTGTCTTGAGATCATCGGGATCAAGAAGAATCCCAACGGTCCAATGTATACATCGCTTGGTGTCATGACCAGAGGAACAATCATTGAGGTTAGTACACCACGACcaagatatatatacatattgggTTCTCTCACACTTGTAATCTGttctaaagatatatatatatacatattgggTTCTCTCACACTTGTAATCTGTTCTAAAGGCTTGAATTGGTTTTCAGGTCAATGTGAGTGAGCTTGGTCTTGTTACACCAGCTGGAAAAGTTGTCTGGGGTAAGTGATATTTTTGAAGAACTTTGTACAAGATTTTAAGCGTGATTAGCGGTTCTTTAAactctctctattttttttctttttggcttaTAGGGAAGTACGCTCAGGTGACAAACAATCCAGAGAATGACGGATGTATAAACGCTGTT contains these protein-coding regions:
- the LOC108826574 gene encoding uncharacterized protein LOC108826574; its protein translation is MPQGDYIDLHQKRHGRRLDYEERKRKKEARQVHKRSKQAQNSIGIKGKMIAKKNYAEKAQMKKTLKMHEESSSRRKTDEDVQEGAVPAYLLDRENTSRAKVLSNTIKQKRKEKAGKWEVPLPKVRPVAEDEMFRVIRSGKRKTKQWKRMVTKATFVGPGFTRKPPKYERFIRPSGLRFTKAHVTHPELRCTFCLEIIGIKKNPNGPMYTSLGVMTRGTIIEVNVSELGLVTPAGKVVWGKYAQVTNNPENDGCINAVLLV